The following proteins come from a genomic window of Blattabacterium cuenoti:
- a CDS encoding M16 family metallopeptidase, whose protein sequence is MILNHLTPKNFNRSKELYQIKFFEEKLSNGLHVILHQDKTTPLVSISVLYHVGSKNETPGKSGFAHFFEHLMFEGSKNIKKGEYFKYIAYNGGKNNAYTNHDETCYYEILPSDRLPLALWLESERMLHAKVDEESINIQREVVKEEKKMRVENQPYVKSISEIIPSLLFKKHPYKYPIIGLYQDLDTATEADYKEFYKTYYVPNNAVLVVSGDFDMNEARTLIQKYFSSIPKGTRNFQMNKIEEEPMKKEIFFTYVDKNTKVPGVFLSYRVPKLTDKDSYVLKIIDHVFSSGESSRIIKNIVNTKQVASYAGSSLDTMEDYGIFMIYGLINPGITIDQLTKIIDDEIDLLKEKGITQYELEKQKNCFEKKFISDNYSMSGITASLSHYYLYYHNADLINTDIEKYRKITPEDIKKVANKYLNKNNRVRLYNIPDNENTDK, encoded by the coding sequence ATGATACTGAATCATTTGACCCCCAAAAACTTTAACCGTTCTAAAGAGTTGTATCAAATTAAGTTTTTCGAAGAAAAACTATCAAATGGGTTGCATGTTATTTTACATCAAGACAAGACAACCCCTTTAGTTTCTATTTCTGTTTTGTATCATGTAGGAAGTAAAAACGAAACTCCTGGAAAATCGGGTTTTGCTCATTTTTTCGAACATCTTATGTTTGAAGGATCCAAAAATATTAAAAAAGGAGAATATTTTAAGTACATAGCCTATAATGGAGGAAAAAATAATGCTTATACAAATCATGATGAAACTTGTTATTACGAAATCTTACCATCTGATCGTCTTCCATTAGCTTTGTGGTTAGAATCAGAAAGAATGCTTCATGCTAAAGTTGATGAAGAAAGTATTAATATTCAAAGAGAAGTGGTCAAAGAAGAAAAAAAGATGCGTGTAGAGAATCAGCCATATGTAAAATCCATTTCTGAGATAATTCCTTCTTTATTATTCAAAAAACATCCATATAAATATCCAATTATTGGATTATATCAAGATTTAGATACTGCGACAGAAGCTGATTATAAAGAATTTTATAAAACTTACTATGTTCCGAACAATGCGGTTTTAGTAGTATCTGGTGATTTCGATATGAATGAAGCTAGAACACTGATTCAAAAATATTTTTCATCTATCCCTAAAGGAACAAGAAATTTTCAAATGAACAAAATAGAAGAAGAACCAATGAAGAAAGAAATATTTTTTACTTACGTAGATAAAAATACTAAAGTTCCTGGAGTATTTTTATCGTATAGAGTTCCAAAACTCACAGATAAAGATTCTTATGTATTAAAAATTATTGATCATGTATTCTCTTCTGGAGAGAGTTCTCGCATAATAAAAAATATTGTAAATACGAAACAAGTCGCTTCTTATGCGGGATCATCTTTAGATACAATGGAAGATTATGGTATTTTTATGATATATGGATTAATTAATCCTGGTATTACAATAGATCAATTGACAAAAATAATAGATGATGAAATAGATCTTTTAAAAGAAAAAGGAATAACACAATATGAATTGGAAAAACAAAAAAACTGTTTTGAAAAAAAATTTATTTCAGACAATTATTCTATGAGTGGAATCACTGCAAGTTTGTCTCACTATTATTTATATTATCATAATGCTGATTTAATTAATACGGATATAGAAAAATATAGAAAAATAACTCCAGAAGATATCAAAAAAGTTGCTAATAAATATTTAAATAAAAATAATAGAGTTCGTTTATATAATATTCCAGATAACGAGAATACAGATAAATAA